One window of Camelina sativa cultivar DH55 chromosome 4, Cs, whole genome shotgun sequence genomic DNA carries:
- the LOC104781320 gene encoding uncharacterized protein LOC104781320: protein MVPTCPGPVGRSSFAEAKKRLQKLEQEYQHTYEKYTELQSDRYRYYVVLQHPGHHSSWVGCCINVSEGLVEQLQNVLDKLNTEEASQRGREPPTNGKQFFLMHGCKSLAQEKMVLQHLKAENKEQYTDGLSQETVDLKRIKREFRCIHRIIPQNSSKKSIHDLLRRVKEIQKLTEKAISNGALTGNRTSLDDMKDSTSVTIKLLAKVIREFEKERMEIENILQDRVHFARKNEKGYTDKMRFLQEKCKCIGEKRDAEKKYLLDLKKNFRARHKTASQRKGCRKG, encoded by the exons ATGGTGCCAACATGCCCTGGTCCAGTTGGGCGTTCGTCATTTGCAGAAGCAAAGAAGCGACTGCAAAAGCTCGAGCAAGAATATCAACACACTTACGAGAAGTACACAGAACTACAA TCAGACAGGTATAGGTACTACGTTGTTTTACAACATCCAGGACATCACAGTTCCTGGGTTGGCTGCTGTATTAATGTCAGCGAAGGTTTAGTGGAGCAACTGCAGAATGTTCTTGACAAGCTGAATACAGAAGAAGCATCACAAAGAGGAAGAGAACCACCTACAAAC GGTAAGCAATTCTTCTTGATGCACGGTTGTAAAAGCTTGGCACAAGAAAAGATGGTACTGCAACATCTAAAAGCAGAAAACAAAGAGCAATACACTGATGGCCTGAGTCAAGAAACAGTTGACCTCAAAAGAATTAAGCGGGAG TTCAGGTGCATTCACAGAATAATTCCACAGAATAGCAGCAAGAAATCTATACATGATCTGTTGAGGAGAGTTAAAGAGATACAGAAGTTGACAGAAAAGGCTATTTCCAATGGTGCACTAACGGGCAACCGCACGAGTCTGGACGATATGAAAGATTCTACAAGTGTCACAATAAAG CTTCTGGCGAAGGTAATCAGAGaatttgagaaagagagaatggaGATTGAGAACATCTTGCAAGACAGAGTACATTTtgcaagaaaaaatgaaaaagggtACACAGACAAAATGAGATTTCTACAGGAAAAATGTAAATGCATAGGTGAGAAACGTGATGCAGAAAAGAAATACTTGCTCGATCTGAAGAAAAATTTCAGGGCGAGGCACAAAACTGCTTCACAAAGAAAAGGCTGCCGAAAAGGATAA
- the LOC104781323 gene encoding ABC transporter F family member 4: protein MGKKKSDESAATSTKVKPSGKDASKDPKKEKLSVSAMLAGMDQKDDKPKKGSSSRTKAAPKATSYTDGIDLPPSDEEDEGESDEEQRLKDERRKQKSEQRHLDISVTDKEQKKREMKERLALEAAELAKREALRDDHDAFTVVIGSKTSVLEGDDTADANVKDITVESFSVSARGKELLKNASVKISHGKRYGLVGPNGMGKSTLLKLLAWRKIPVPKNIDVLLVEQEVVGDENSALNAVVSANEELVKLREEVEALQKSSSGADGDNVDGEDDDDTGEKLAELYDRLQILGSDAAESQASKILAGLGFSKDMQVRPTQSFSGGWRMRISLARALFVQPTLLLLDEPTNHLDLRAVLWLEEYLCRWKKTLVVVSHDRDFLNTVCTDIIHLHDLGLHFYRGSFDAFESGYEQRRKEVNKKFDVYEKQIKAAKRTGNRAQQEKVKDRAKFTAAKEASKSKGKGKAQDEEGPAAEAPRKWRDYSVVFHFPEPTELTPPLLQLIEVSFSYPNRPDFRLSNVDVGIDMGTRVAIVGPNGAGKSTLLNLLAGDLVPTEGEMRRSQKLRIGRYSQHFIDLLTMGETPVQYLLRLHPDQEGFSKQEAVRAKLGKFGLPSHNHLSPIAKLSGGQKARVVFTSISMSKPHILLLDEPTNHLDMQSIDALADALDEFTGGVVLVSHDSRLISRVCAEEENSQIWVVEDGTVNFFPGSFDEYKEDLQREIKAEVDE, encoded by the coding sequence ATGGGTAAGAAGAAGTCAGACGAGAGTGCTGCTACTAGCACGAAGGTGAAACCAAGTGGGAAAGATGCTTCTAAAGATCCAAAAAAGGAGAAATTATCAGTCTCGGCTATGCTTGCAGGCATGGATCAGAAAGATGATAAACCAAAGAAGGGCTCATCATCTAGAACCAAGGCTGCTCCAAAAGCTACTTCCTACACTGATGGCATAGATCTTCCTCcttctgatgaagaagacgaaggtgAATCTGATGAGGAGCAGAGACTGAAGGATGAAAGGAGGAAGCAGAAGAGCGAACAAAGGCATCTTGATATCTCTGTTACTGATAAGGAACAAAAGAAGCGAGAGATGAAAGAAAGATTAGCTCTCGAAGCTGCAGAGTTGGCAAAGAGGGAGGCTTTGAGGGACGATCATGATGCATTCACGGTTGTTATTGGAAGTAAGACCTCAGTGCTAGAAGGAGATGACACGGCAGATGCAAATGTTAAAGATATTACAGTCGAATCTTTTTCTGTCTCTGCTCGAGGTAAAGAGCTTTTGAAGAATGCTTCTGTCAAGATATCACATGGTAAAAGGTATGGGTTAGTTGGGCCAAACGGTATGGGGAAGTCTACATTGTTAAAGCTTTTAGCTTGGAGGAAGATTCCAGTTCCGAAAAATATTGATGTTCTTCTTGTCGAGCAAGAGGTGGTAGGTGATGAAAACAGTGCTCTGAATGCAGTTGTTTCTGCCAATGAAGAGTTGGTTAAGCTACGGGAAGAGGTTGAAGCTTTGCAGAAGTCGTCCTCTGGAGCTGACGGAGACAATGTTGATGGCGAGGATGATGACGATACTGGAGAAAAGCTTGCTGAATTGTATGACAGGCTGCAAATTTTGGGTTCAGATGCTGCTGAATCTCAGGCATCCAAAATTCTTGCAGGGTTAGGTTTCTCTAAAGATATGCAAGTGCGTCCAACTCAGTCATTCAGTGGTGGCTGGAGGATGCGAATATCGTTAGCGAGAGCTCTGTTTGTGCAACCTACTCTTTTGTTGTTGGATGAACCCACTAACCATCTTGACCTGAGAGCTGTTCTGTGGTTAGAGGAATATTTGTGTCGCTGGAAGAAGACGCTAGTTGTTGTTTCACATGACCGGGACTTCCTCAACACAGTTTGCACAGATATAATACATCTCCATGACCTGGGTCTTCACTTCTATCGTGGTAGTTTTGATGCTTTTGAAAGCGGATATGAGCAGCGTCGCAAGGAGGtgaataaaaaatttgatgtcTACGAGAAACAGATCAAGGCAGCCAAGAGGACTGGAAACCGAGCTCAACAGGAGAAGGTAAAGGACAGGGCCAAGTTTACTGCAGCAAAAGAAGCATCCAAGAGTAAGGGAAAGGGTAAGGCACAGGATGAAGAAGGCCCAGCAGCAGAAGCTCCAAGGAAATGGAGAGATTATAGTGTGGTGTTCCACTTTCCAGAACCAACCGAGCTCACTCCTCCTCTTCTGCAGTTAATTGAGGTTAGCTTCAGCTATCCCAACAGGCCAGATTTCAGGCTCTCGAATGTTGATGTAGGTATCGATATGGGGACAAGGGTTGCTATAGTTGGGCCCAACGGAGCAGGAAAGTCCACTCTATTGAATCTTCTTGCGGGAGATTTAGTTCCAACCGAGGGTGAAATGAGAAGAAGCCAGAAGCTGAGGATTGGCAGGTATTCGCAGCATTTTATTGACCTGTTAACAATGGGGGAAACACCAGTTCAgtatcttcttcgtcttcatcctGACCAAGAGGGGTTCAGCAAGCAAGAGGCGGTACGAGCGAAGCTAGGCAAGTTTGGGCTACCAAGTCACAATCACTTGTCTCCAATAGCAAAATTGTCTGGAGGACAAAAGGCCAGAGTTGTCTTCACCTCGATCTCAATGTCAAAGCCACACATTTTACTTCTGGACGAGCCTACAAATCACTTAGACATGCAGAGTATAGATGCTTTGGCGGATGCACTAGATGAGTTCACAGGAGGAGTTGTGTTGGTGAGTCACGACTCGAGACTGATATCGCGTGTGTGTGCGGAAGAGGAGAATAGTCAAATCTGGGTTGTAGAAGACGGAACGGTGAATTTCTTCCCAGGTTCATTTGACGAGTACAAGGAAGATCTCCAAAGAGAAATCAAAGCTGAGGTTGATGAGtga
- the LOC104784063 gene encoding ABC transporter F family member 4-like: MGKNKPKPSGQDSKKEKLSISALLASSSTSKKMTTSSSTSEDIPKASSYMDGVDLPPSDDEEDEDVSDEEQRQMDARRKHKSEQRQLDDIFVTDKEQKKREKKERLALEAARAAQIAKTKRSLEDDRDAYTVVIGSKTSLLEGQDKASANVRYINIDSFSVSCRGKVLLSDTSVKISHGKRYGLFGPNGMGKSTLLKLLAWRKIPVPKNIDVLLVDQEAVGNEKSAMDAVLSANEELVKLREETEALNKNDGGDTDNGEKLSELYDRLQILGSDVVDAEASKILRGLGFTQDMLRYPTRKLSGGMRMRVSLARALFMKPTLLLLDEPTNLLDLRVVLWLEGYLLRWKTTLVVVSHYQDFLNAVCIDIIHLHDHKLGYYSGNFTDFERKYKLKRNEVNKKFEILDKQMKAAKRSGNRDQHNKVEEKAAKATKGSKQWRDYSVVLHFPEPTQLPPPLMIKGSFSYPDGKDNNKPGFRLSDVDVGIDMETRVVIVGCNGGGKSTLLKLLAGELVPTEGEVKRSQELRIGWYSQHFVDLLTMDETPVEYLLRLYPDQEGCSKQEAVHAKLGKFGLPSNSHLTPIDKFSGGQKARVVLTSISMSNPQILLLDEPTNHLDTQTMDALADALDEFTGGVVLVSHDSRLISRVCSNEEKSQIWVVEDGNMTIYPGSFKEYKKELQREIKAELDE; encoded by the exons ATGGGTAAGAATAAACCTAAACCAAGTGGACAAGATTCCAAGAAGGAGAAATTATCAATCTCAGCCTTGCTTGCTTCATCCAGTACTTCCAAGAAGATGACAACATCGTCATCCACTTCTGAGGATATTCCAAAAGCTTCATCCTACATGGATGGCGTTGATCTTCCTccttctgatgatgaagaagacgaagacgtaTCTGATGAGGAACAGAGACAGATGGATGCAAGGAGGAAGCACAAGAGCGAGCAAAGGCAACTTGATGATATCTTTGTGACtgataaagaacaaaagaagcgagagaaaaaagaaagattagcTTTAGAAGCTGCCAGGG CTGCACAGATTGCAAAGACGAAGAGGTCGTTGGAGGACGACCGCGATGCATACACTGTTGTTATTGGAAGCAAGACCTCGTTGCTTGAAGGACAAGACAAGGCGAGTGCTAATGTTAGATATATAAACATCGATTCTTTTTCTGTCTCTTGTCGTGGTAAAGTACTTCTCAGTGACACCTCTGTTAAAATATCACATGGTAAAAGGTATGGACTGTTTGGACCAAACGGAATGGGGAAGTCTACACTGTTAAAGCTTTTAGCTTGGAGGAAGATTCCAGTTCCAAAGAATAttgatgttcttcttgttgATCAAGAGGCGGTAGGTAATGAAAAGAGTGCTATGGATGCAGTTCTTTCCGCTAATGAAGAGTTGGTTAAGCTACGGGAAGAGACTGAAGCTCTCAACAAGAATGATGGTGGTGATACTGATAATGGAGAAAAGCTTTCTGAATTGTACGACAGGCTGCAAATTTTGGGGTCAGATGTTGTTGATGCGGAGGCGTCCAAGATTCTGCGGGGGTTAGGATTCACACAAGATATGCTACGGTATCCAACTAGGAAACTAAGTGGTGGCATGAGGATGCGTGTTTCCTTAGCTAGAGCTCTCTTTATGAAGCCTACTCTTTTGTTGTTAGATGAACCAACCAACCTTCTTGACCTGAGAGTTGTTCTTTGGTTAGAGGGGTATTTGCTTCGGTGGAAGACAACTCTAGTTGTTGTTTCACATTACCAGGACTTCCTCAACGCAGTGTGCATAGATATAATTCATCTGCATGATCATAAACTCGGCTACTATAGTGGTAACTTCACTGATTTCGAACGTAAATATAAGCTGAAACGCAATGAGGTGAATAAAAAGTTTGAGATCCTCGACAAACAGATGAAAGCAGCTAAGAGGTCTGGAAACCGGGATCAACATAATAAGGTAGAGGAAAAGGCGGCCAAAGCAACAAAAGGTTCAAAACAATGGAGAGACTATAGCGTGGTGCTCCATTTCCCGGAACCAACGCAGCTCCCTCCTCCTCTTATGATCAAGGGTAGCTTCAGTTACCCCGACGGGAAAGATAATAACAAGCCAGGCTTCAGGCTCTCAGATGTTGATGTAGGTATCGATATGGAGACAAGGGTCGTCATAGTTGGATGTAACGGAGGGGGGAAGTCAACTCTTTTGAAACTTCTTGCGGGAGAATTAGTTCCAACCGAAGGTGAAGTGAAAAGAAGCCAGGAGCTTAGGATTGGCTGGTATTCTCAGCACTTTGTTGACCTCTTGACGATGGATGAAACAcctgttgagtatcttcttcgtctttatCCTGACCAAGAAGGATGTAGCAAGCAAGAAGCAGTGCACGCTAAACTAGGCAAGTTTGGGCTACCAAGTAACAGCCACTTGACTCCGATTGATAAATTTTCTGGAGGGCAAAAGGCTAGAGTTGTGTTAACCTCGATATCAATGTCTAACCCACAGATTCTGCTTCTTGACGAGCCAACGAATCATTTAGACACGCAGACTATGGATGCTTTGGCGGATGCATTAGATGAGTTCACAGGTGGAGTTGTGTTGGTGAGTCATGACTCGAGACTCATATCGCGTGTCTGTTCGAACGAGGAGAAGAGTCAGATTTGGGTTGTGGAAGACGGGAATATGACTATATACCCCGGTTCATTTAAAGAGTACAAAAAAGAGCTCCAAAGAGAAATCAAAGCAGAGCTTGATGAGTGA
- the LOC104781322 gene encoding uncharacterized protein LOC104781322, producing MEAFTQLNDVSEISNSTGIGGNYDEKGLGILYHDKVSPEADTAVHMSVSKAEKRLKKLERDYQHTYENYIETRSNRFRFYINAKHSSYRSGQAGNSIIYYNKLREQLQNNLDKMNKAEETKRGIERPDYCKQFSMLHSCKSLAQEKRILQQIEERPIHMENCSDMNQETIHHIKISWEFKYSQSRIPKSSNSKTVHDLLRRFKDTEKMREKAIIANGEHVNNNQTSQDSLKTSIEMEIKLLIKVIKKLGKEIRGRETRIWTDNSHEEKMRHLEKKCEWICRKWDEEKKYLVELKKNT from the exons ATGGAAGCTTTTACTCAGCTCAACGACGTTAGCGAAATCTCCAATTCTACTGGTATTGGAGGCAACTATGATGAAAAGGGTTTAGGGATACTTTACCATGACAAGGTGTCACCAGAGGCTGATACGGCTGTGCACATGTCAGTTTCCAAAGCAGAGAAGCGACTCAAAAAGCTCGAGAGGGATTATCAACACACCTATGAGAATTACATAGAAACCCGA TCAAACAGGTTTAGGTTCTACATCAACGCAAAACATTCTAGCTATCGCAGTGGCCAGGCTGGAAACTCTATCATTTATTACAACAAACTGCGAGAGCAACTGCAGAATAATCTTGACAAAATGAATAaagcagaagaaacaaaaagaggaatAGAAAGGCCTGACTAC TGCAAGCAATTCTCAATGCTGCACAGTTGTAAAAGCTTGGCCCAAGAGAAGAGGATACTACAACAGATAGAAGAAAGACCAATCCATATGGAAAACTGTAGTGACATGAATCAAGAAACAATTCATCACATAAAAATAAGCTGGGAG TTCAAATACAGTCAAAGTAGAATTCCAAAAAGTAGCAACAGCAAAACAGTACATGATCTGCTGAGGAGATTTAAAGACACAGAGAAGATGAGGGAGAAAGCTATTATTGCCAATGGTGAGCATgtcaacaacaaccaaacaagtCAGGACAGTTTGAAAACATCTATAGAGATGGAAATAAAA CTTCTgataaaagtaattaaaaagctTGGAAAAGAAATTAGAGGGAGAGAGACAAGGATCTGGACTGATAATAGTCACGAGGAAAAGATGAGGCATCTAGAGAAAAAATGTGAATGGATATGCAGGAAATGGGATGAAGAAAAGAAGTATCTTGTAGAGTTGAAGAAAAATACATGA
- the LOC104781317 gene encoding CSC1-like protein At3g54510 isoform X2, with product MGELRHRADQFTVLVRQVPLCPEHNTRGCAVDHFFSKHHRFSYHSYQMLYDGKDLEYLLGKQKKLKKELEDKRHTDMLSNGSQEHKISTSEEKLREITNMICHLQSETMLREKELPVAFVTFKSRRSAALAAQTQQHSNPLELITEMAPEPRDVSWRNLAIPQKLLPLNKIGVILAAALLTIFFAIPVTAVQGIAKYEKLKKWFPPAMAIEFIPGLSSVVTGYLPSAILKGFMYIIPFAMLGMAYLGGSISKSNEEIKACNMVFYFLMGNVFFLSLISGSLLDEIGEYLTHPRDIPSHLAAAVSAQAEFFMTYILTDGLSGFSLEILQLGLVLFDIMRSCTYGRGKERTPYLFSFPYFRVIPTVSLSIMIGMIYAVVAPLMLPFLVGYFCLGYIVYFNQMEDVYEATYDTCGRFWPSIHHYIFVSIILMQITMVGLFGLKSKPSAAIATVPLILITIAYNEYCKIRFLPSFKHFPIQTAVEIDEEDEKNGEMGTHYGDAATAYNRHQPCLERVISSAEAPTNLSQPLLGTESI from the exons ATGGGAGAACTTAGGCATCGTGCTGACCAGTTCACTGTTCTTGTCCGGCAAGTTCCTCTCTGCCCTGAGCATAACACTCGTGGCTGCGCTGTTGATCACTTTTTTTCTAAGCATCATCGCTTCAGCTATCACTCGTATCAGATGTTGTACGATGGGAAAGATCTTGAATACCTTTTG GGGAAGCAGAAGAAGCTTAAGAAAGAGCTAGAAGACAAGAGACACACAGACATGCTTTCAAATGGATCACAAGAACATAAGATATCCACATCTGAAGAAAAGCTTCGAGAAATTACCAATATGATTTGCCACCTTCAAAGTGAAACTATGCTGAGAGAGAAG gaaTTACCTGTTGCGTTTGTAACCTTCAAATCCCGAAGAAGTGCCGCTCTAGCAGCTCAAACACAGCAGCACTCAAATCCCCTAGAACTTATAACTGAAATGGCTCCTGAACCAAGAGATGTATCTTGGAGAAATCTTGCTATTCCGCAAAAGCTATTGCCTCTCAACAAAATAGGAGTCATCCTTGCAGCAGCACTTCTTACAATATTCTTTGCTATTCCAGTCACAGCTGTCCAGGGAATTGCAAAGTATGAGAAGCTTAAAAAATGGTTTCCTCCAGCCATGGCTATTGAATTCAT aCCAGGGCTCAGTTCAGTTGTGACAGGGTACCTCCCAAGTGCAATACTCAAAGGTTTCATGTACATCATTCCCTTTGCCATGCTTGGAATGGCCTATCTTGGCGGCTCTATTTCCAAGAGCAATGAGGAGATTAAAGCTTGCAATATGGTCTTCTATTTTCTAATGGGAaatgttttcttcttgagtCTTATCTCTGGTTCCTTGCTAGATGAAATTGGAGAATATCTCACTCATCCTAGAGACATTCCTAGTCACCTTGCTGCTGCTGTTTCAGCTCAG GCAGAGTTTTTTATGACATACATCTTGACAGATGGACTGTCTGGATTTTCTTTGGAGATTCTTCAATTGGGACTTGTACTATTTGATATCATGAGATCCTGCACGTatggaagaggaaaagagagaactCCTTACCTCTTTTCATTTCCATATTTTAGAGTTATCCCCACTGTTTCCTTATCGATAATGATTGGTATGATTTATGCCGTGGTCGCACCATTGATGCTCCCTTTCCTAGTTGGTTATTTCTGCCTTGGATACATTGTCTACTTCAACCAG ATGGAAGATGTGTACGAGGCTACATATGATACATGCGGCAGATTCTGGCCATCCATTCATCATTATATCTTTGTCTCAATAATACTTATGCAAATCACAATGGTGGGTCTCTTTGGGCTTAAGTCAAAGCCATCTGCAGCAATTGCTACTGTACCACTCATATTGATCACTATAGCTTACAACGAGTACTGCAAGATCCGCTTCCTCCCATCATTCAAACATTTCCCTATACAG ACAGCAGTTGAaatagatgaagaagatgaaaagaatgGGGAGATGGGAACACATTATGGTGATGCTGCGACTGCGTATAACAGGCATCAACCTTGCTTAGAGCGTGTAATAAGCTCAGCAGAAGCACCAACAAACTTGAGCCAACCATTGCTTGGAACGGAATCCATCTGA
- the LOC104781317 gene encoding CSC1-like protein At3g54510 isoform X1 — MTPESLIASASINIGLALVALWLFSVLKKQPRNAVVYYARRLSDRHHHHRPLSLHSSLCLPRFLPSVAWIPRAFRVPQEDILSRHGLDALVLIRLFKFGIRFFLLCSLLGASLLLPIDYYNESDLPTRREYSMDAFTISNITRGSNKLWVHFSCLWLISFYALFLLHKEYKEILVIRLQQMGELRHRADQFTVLVRQVPLCPEHNTRGCAVDHFFSKHHRFSYHSYQMLYDGKDLEYLLGKQKKLKKELEDKRHTDMLSNGSQEHKISTSEEKLREITNMICHLQSETMLREKELPVAFVTFKSRRSAALAAQTQQHSNPLELITEMAPEPRDVSWRNLAIPQKLLPLNKIGVILAAALLTIFFAIPVTAVQGIAKYEKLKKWFPPAMAIEFIPGLSSVVTGYLPSAILKGFMYIIPFAMLGMAYLGGSISKSNEEIKACNMVFYFLMGNVFFLSLISGSLLDEIGEYLTHPRDIPSHLAAAVSAQAEFFMTYILTDGLSGFSLEILQLGLVLFDIMRSCTYGRGKERTPYLFSFPYFRVIPTVSLSIMIGMIYAVVAPLMLPFLVGYFCLGYIVYFNQMEDVYEATYDTCGRFWPSIHHYIFVSIILMQITMVGLFGLKSKPSAAIATVPLILITIAYNEYCKIRFLPSFKHFPIQTAVEIDEEDEKNGEMGTHYGDAATAYNRHQPCLERVISSAEAPTNLSQPLLGTESI; from the exons atgacgCCGGAGAGCTTGATAGCGTCGGCGTCGATCAACATAGGTCTCGCCCTCGTCGCACTTTGGCTCTTCTCCGTCCTCAAGAAGCAGCCTCGCAACGCCGTCGTCTACTACGCTCGCCGCCTATCAGatcgccaccaccaccaccgtcctCTGTCTCTACACTCTTCCCTTTGCCTCCCTCGTTTCCTCCCTTCCGTTGCGTGGATCCCACGCGCCTTCCGTGTCCCCCAGGAAGACATCCTCAGCCGACATGGCCTCGACGCTCTTGTCCTCATCAGGCTCTTCAAATTCGG AATCAGATTCTTCCTGTTGTGTTCATTACTTGGAGCGTCACTGCTTCTTCCGATTGATTATTACAATGAGTCAGATTTACCGACTCGAAGAGAGTATTCAATGGATGCTTTCACAATATCAAACATCACACGAGGTTCTAACAA GTTGTGGGTGCATTTCTCATGCTTGTGGCTCATTTCATTCTAtgcattgtttttgttgcaTAAG GAATATAAAGAGATTCTTGTGATAAGGCTTCAACAAATGGGAGAACTTAGGCATCGTGCTGACCAGTTCACTGTTCTTGTCCGGCAAGTTCCTCTCTGCCCTGAGCATAACACTCGTGGCTGCGCTGTTGATCACTTTTTTTCTAAGCATCATCGCTTCAGCTATCACTCGTATCAGATGTTGTACGATGGGAAAGATCTTGAATACCTTTTG GGGAAGCAGAAGAAGCTTAAGAAAGAGCTAGAAGACAAGAGACACACAGACATGCTTTCAAATGGATCACAAGAACATAAGATATCCACATCTGAAGAAAAGCTTCGAGAAATTACCAATATGATTTGCCACCTTCAAAGTGAAACTATGCTGAGAGAGAAG gaaTTACCTGTTGCGTTTGTAACCTTCAAATCCCGAAGAAGTGCCGCTCTAGCAGCTCAAACACAGCAGCACTCAAATCCCCTAGAACTTATAACTGAAATGGCTCCTGAACCAAGAGATGTATCTTGGAGAAATCTTGCTATTCCGCAAAAGCTATTGCCTCTCAACAAAATAGGAGTCATCCTTGCAGCAGCACTTCTTACAATATTCTTTGCTATTCCAGTCACAGCTGTCCAGGGAATTGCAAAGTATGAGAAGCTTAAAAAATGGTTTCCTCCAGCCATGGCTATTGAATTCAT aCCAGGGCTCAGTTCAGTTGTGACAGGGTACCTCCCAAGTGCAATACTCAAAGGTTTCATGTACATCATTCCCTTTGCCATGCTTGGAATGGCCTATCTTGGCGGCTCTATTTCCAAGAGCAATGAGGAGATTAAAGCTTGCAATATGGTCTTCTATTTTCTAATGGGAaatgttttcttcttgagtCTTATCTCTGGTTCCTTGCTAGATGAAATTGGAGAATATCTCACTCATCCTAGAGACATTCCTAGTCACCTTGCTGCTGCTGTTTCAGCTCAG GCAGAGTTTTTTATGACATACATCTTGACAGATGGACTGTCTGGATTTTCTTTGGAGATTCTTCAATTGGGACTTGTACTATTTGATATCATGAGATCCTGCACGTatggaagaggaaaagagagaactCCTTACCTCTTTTCATTTCCATATTTTAGAGTTATCCCCACTGTTTCCTTATCGATAATGATTGGTATGATTTATGCCGTGGTCGCACCATTGATGCTCCCTTTCCTAGTTGGTTATTTCTGCCTTGGATACATTGTCTACTTCAACCAG ATGGAAGATGTGTACGAGGCTACATATGATACATGCGGCAGATTCTGGCCATCCATTCATCATTATATCTTTGTCTCAATAATACTTATGCAAATCACAATGGTGGGTCTCTTTGGGCTTAAGTCAAAGCCATCTGCAGCAATTGCTACTGTACCACTCATATTGATCACTATAGCTTACAACGAGTACTGCAAGATCCGCTTCCTCCCATCATTCAAACATTTCCCTATACAG ACAGCAGTTGAaatagatgaagaagatgaaaagaatgGGGAGATGGGAACACATTATGGTGATGCTGCGACTGCGTATAACAGGCATCAACCTTGCTTAGAGCGTGTAATAAGCTCAGCAGAAGCACCAACAAACTTGAGCCAACCATTGCTTGGAACGGAATCCATCTGA